In Longimicrobium sp., the genomic stretch AAGTAGGTGTTGTCCTGCACGCGGGTGATCAGCACGCGCGTGAGCACGCCGCCCAGCCCGCCGATGATGGAGGGGAAGAGGTCGTGCGTGAGCGGGCGGGCGAACTTCATCCCCGCCAGCTCCATGGCGATGGCGCTGGCCTCGGCGGGGCCGATCCAGATGGGCAGCACGCGGTCGCCCTCCTCCTCCTGGAGGATGACGACGGGCGACTTGGTGTTCTGGTCGAGCCCCAGGCTCTGTACCCGTACCTTGATCATCGCTCCGGCCATGCGTGCGGCGGGGTGGGACCGGCGTTGTCCGCGAGCCGCGTGCGCCGCCACCCACCCCGATCCGTGGCTCCCATCTCCCCGGGCTCTCTCTACGAAAGATAACGACGAACTGCGGGATTCGGGCGTGTCCCCCGCTGCGCGGGGGCCGGGCTGCGCGCGCCGTAGGCAACGATACTACTGTTGCCAACGGCGCCGGGCCCCCGCCGCGCCCGGCATCTGCGCGAATCTCCGCATCACATCGCGCGCGGCGGTGTCCCGGCCCTCCGGGCGCGCATCCCTCACGCAAAGGCCCGTCGCCGCGCTGAGTTCTCCCCTCCCCTGCGCAGCGGGGGAGGGGCCGGGGGAGGGGGCCACCCCGCGGCCGCGCGAATCCCCGCCACCCGCGTCGATCTCCTCACCCCTACCTCTCCCGGTACGGGAGAGGTGGCGAGCCTGAGCGAGCCGGAGAGGGCGAGACGGAGAGGGCGAGCCGAGAGGCTCGCTACGACGCCTTCGCCGCCGTCCGCAGGTCGTCCACGCGCGGCGTCTCCTCCCAGGGGAAGAGCTTCACCTCGCCCTTGCCGTTCGCCGACATCTCGCACCTGCGGCCGAAGTGGCCGTACGCGGCGGTCGGGCGGTAGATCGGGGTGCGCAGGCCCAGCGACTCGATGATCCCCTTCGGCGTGAAGTCGAACACCTCGCGCAGCGCACGCTCGATGGCCGCCTCGTCCGCCGTGGCCGTGCCGAAGGTGTCCACGCGCACGGAGACCGGCTCGGCCACGCCGATGGCGTACGCCAGCTGGATCTCGCAGCGTCGCGCCAGCCCCGCGGCCACCACGTGCTTCGCGGCCCAGCGCGCGGCGTAGGCGGCGCTGCGGTCCACCTTCGTCGGATCTTTGCCGCTGAAGGCGCCGCCGCCGTGCCGCCCCATCCCCCCGTAGGTATCGACGATGATCTTGCGGCCGGTGAGCCCCGCGTCGCCGTGCGGGCCGCCGATCACGAAGCGTCCCGTCGGGTTGACGTGGATCGTCGTCTTCTCCCGGTCGAACAGCGCGTCGGGGAGCGAGGGGACGATCACGTGCTCGATCACCTGCCGGCGGATCTCGTCCTGCGTCGCCTCCGGGTCGTGCTGGGTGGAGACGACGACGGTGTCCACGTGGACGGGGCGGTCGTCCTCGTAGACCACGGACACCTGCGTCTTCCCGTCCGGCCGCAGCCACTCGATCGCGCCGTTCTTGCGCACGTGCGCCAGCCGCTCGGCCATGCGGTGGGCGAGGAGGATGGGGGTGGGCATCAGCTCCGCGTTCTCGTCGGTCGCGTAGCCGAACATCATCCCCTGGTCGCCCGCGCCGCCGGTGTCCACCCCCTGCGCGATGTCGGGGCTCTGCCGGTCGATGGTCGTCATCACCGCGCAGGTGTGCGCGTCGATGCCGTACTGCGCGTCGGTGTAGCCAATCGACTTGAGCG encodes the following:
- a CDS encoding bifunctional nuclease family protein — protein: MAGAMIKVRVQSLGLDQNTKSPVVILQEEEGDRVLPIWIGPAEASAIAMELAGMKFARPLTHDLFPSIIGGLGGVLTRVLITRVQDNTYFAELVIQRGDELFTVDARPSDSIAIALRTRAQLFAGDDLLTTAAFEIAPPEPGDGPDGDVDLPPGAGLSPEQLQEYLRRLNPEDLGRFNP
- the metK gene encoding methionine adenosyltransferase, whose amino-acid sequence is MARRQLFTSESVTEGHPDKIADQISDAVLDAILADDPRGRVACETLVTTGVAVVAGEITTSTYVDIPAIVRGTLKSIGYTDAQYGIDAHTCAVMTTIDRQSPDIAQGVDTGGAGDQGMMFGYATDENAELMPTPILLAHRMAERLAHVRKNGAIEWLRPDGKTQVSVVYEDDRPVHVDTVVVSTQHDPEATQDEIRRQVIEHVIVPSLPDALFDREKTTIHVNPTGRFVIGGPHGDAGLTGRKIIVDTYGGMGRHGGGAFSGKDPTKVDRSAAYAARWAAKHVVAAGLARRCEIQLAYAIGVAEPVSVRVDTFGTATADEAAIERALREVFDFTPKGIIESLGLRTPIYRPTAAYGHFGRRCEMSANGKGEVKLFPWEETPRVDDLRTAAKAS